From the Streptomyces pluripotens genome, one window contains:
- a CDS encoding YggT family protein, with translation MSVFAQVIYIALMVFFIVLIFRLVMEYVFQFARSWQPGKAMVVVLEATYTVTDPPLKLLRRFIPPLRLGGVALDLSFFVLMIIVWILIAIVQNFAR, from the coding sequence ATGAGCGTGTTCGCGCAGGTGATCTACATCGCGCTGATGGTGTTCTTCATCGTGCTCATCTTCCGGCTGGTCATGGAGTACGTCTTCCAGTTCGCCCGCTCGTGGCAACCCGGCAAGGCGATGGTGGTCGTACTGGAGGCCACCTACACTGTCACCGATCCACCGCTGAAGCTTCTGCGGCGGTTCATTCCGCCGCTGCGTCTCGGGGGCGTGGCGCTCGACCTGTCCTTCTTCGTACTGATGATCATCGTCTGGATTCTCATCGCCATCGTGCAGAACTTCGCGAGATGA
- the sepF gene encoding cell division protein SepF, translating into MAGAMRKMAVYLGLVEDDGYDGRGFDPDDDFEPELDPEPERDHRRHEPSHQSHGAHQPQRDEPVRVVQPPAPRDPVPHSAAVTADSGRPARIAPVASITQERQSLEKNAPVIMPKVVSEREPYRITTLHPRTYNEARTIGEHFREGTPVIMNLTEMDDTDAKRLVDFAAGLVFGLHGSIERVTQKVFLLSPANVDVTAEDKARIAEGGFFNQS; encoded by the coding sequence ATGGCCGGCGCGATGCGCAAGATGGCGGTCTACCTCGGCCTCGTGGAGGACGATGGGTACGACGGCCGCGGATTCGACCCCGACGACGACTTCGAACCGGAACTTGACCCGGAGCCCGAGCGGGACCACCGACGGCACGAGCCGTCGCACCAGTCGCACGGTGCACATCAGCCCCAAAGAGACGAACCGGTACGAGTGGTGCAGCCTCCGGCGCCTCGCGACCCGGTCCCCCACTCCGCCGCGGTGACGGCGGATTCGGGGCGCCCAGCGCGGATCGCGCCCGTGGCGTCCATCACACAAGAACGTCAGTCCCTGGAGAAGAACGCACCGGTGATCATGCCCAAGGTCGTGTCGGAACGAGAGCCTTACCGGATCACCACGCTTCACCCGCGGACCTACAACGAGGCCCGTACCATCGGGGAACACTTCCGTGAGGGCACCCCGGTGATCATGAATCTGACTGAGATGGATGACACAGACGCAAAGCGACTTGTCGACTTTGCGGCTGGTTTGGTGTTTGGTCTTCACGGCAGCATCGAGCGGGTGACGCAGAAGGTGTTCCTGTTGTCTCCTGCTAACGTCGATGTCACGGCGGAGGACAAGGCCCGCATCGCAGAGGGCGGGTTCTTCAACCAGAGCTGA
- a CDS encoding YggS family pyridoxal phosphate-dependent enzyme, whose amino-acid sequence MTDRKTEIAANLAKVEERIAAGCVAAARKREEVTLIVVTKTYPASDVRILSGLGVRHVAENRDQDAAPKAAACADLPLTWHFVGQLQTNKVRSVVGYADVVQSVDRARLVVALSKEAVRAGRELGCLIQVALDAGASGRGERGGVAPDGIEELADLVAGAPGLRLDGLMTVAPLTGEYAGRERAAFGRLMDLSTDLRRAHPAATMVSAGMSADLEQAVAAGATHVRVGSAVLGVRPRLG is encoded by the coding sequence ATGACAGACCGTAAGACCGAAATCGCCGCGAATCTGGCGAAAGTGGAAGAGCGCATCGCGGCCGGGTGTGTGGCGGCGGCGCGCAAGCGGGAAGAGGTGACCCTGATCGTGGTCACCAAGACCTACCCGGCGAGCGATGTGCGGATCCTGTCGGGGCTCGGCGTCCGTCACGTCGCGGAGAACCGTGACCAGGACGCGGCGCCGAAGGCTGCCGCGTGCGCGGATCTGCCCCTCACCTGGCACTTCGTCGGTCAGTTGCAGACCAACAAGGTGCGTTCCGTGGTCGGTTACGCCGATGTCGTGCAGTCCGTGGACCGTGCCCGACTGGTCGTTGCTCTGTCGAAGGAGGCGGTGCGGGCCGGGCGTGAGCTGGGCTGCCTCATCCAGGTCGCACTGGATGCGGGTGCGAGCGGGCGGGGGGAACGTGGTGGCGTGGCCCCGGACGGAATCGAAGAGTTGGCCGACCTCGTCGCCGGCGCACCGGGACTGCGGCTCGACGGGCTGATGACCGTCGCACCGCTCACCGGGGAGTACGCCGGACGTGAACGGGCGGCGTTCGGACGGCTCATGGATTTGTCGACTGACCTGCGCCGAGCCCATCCGGCTGCAACCATGGTGTCGGCAGGGATGAGTGCGGACCTCGAACAGGCCGTGGCTGCCGGGGCGACACATGTGCGCGTCGGCAGCGCGGTACTCGGAGTCCGCCCCAGGCTCGGGTAA